A single Candidatus Hinthialibacter antarcticus DNA region contains:
- a CDS encoding copper homeostasis protein CutC, with amino-acid sequence MTKKPFALEVIVNSVQSARAAQAGGADRLEICDNLVEGGTTPSAGMIKRIRAAVEIPIQIMVRPRGGDFCYSADELGVMMYDIETAHYLKADGVVIGLLKPDGSIDVENTKALIEQARPLKVTFHRAFDMTSNPDHALDQLIEMGVDILLTSGLENKALDGVKNITRFVERAGGSLRIMAGSGVNENNAAQIINATGVRDIHVSCRTQTASLMQYKNPNIQMGGSYTIDEYSLNLTDKEKIQRVKKILSTID; translated from the coding sequence ATGACAAAAAAACCATTTGCTCTTGAAGTCATCGTCAATTCCGTGCAATCCGCCCGCGCCGCGCAGGCAGGTGGCGCTGACCGTCTTGAAATATGCGACAACCTGGTCGAAGGCGGAACCACCCCCAGCGCAGGCATGATTAAACGCATCCGGGCGGCTGTCGAGATTCCCATTCAAATTATGGTGCGCCCACGCGGCGGCGACTTCTGTTATAGCGCAGATGAACTCGGCGTGATGATGTACGACATCGAAACCGCGCATTATCTGAAGGCCGACGGCGTTGTGATTGGGCTACTCAAACCTGACGGTTCGATTGACGTCGAAAACACCAAGGCGTTGATCGAACAGGCGCGTCCATTGAAAGTCACCTTTCACCGCGCCTTCGATATGACTAGCAATCCAGACCATGCACTCGATCAATTAATCGAGATGGGCGTCGATATTTTGCTGACCTCAGGTCTCGAGAACAAAGCGCTCGACGGCGTTAAAAACATCACGCGCTTCGTCGAACGGGCGGGCGGTTCGCTGCGCATCATGGCGGGCAGCGGCGTCAACGAAAACAACGCCGCGCAAATCATCAACGCAACCGGCGTGCGCGACATTCACGTCTCATGCCGGACGCAAACCGCAAGCCTCATGCAATACAAGAACCCGAACATTCAAATGGGCGGCAGCTACACCATTGATGAATACAGCCTCAACTTGACCGACAAAGAAAAAATCCAGCGCGTAAAGAAAATACTGTCTACTATTGATTAG